Genomic segment of Synechococcus sp. A15-28:
GCGACCTGTTCGGGCTGTCCCTGAGCTGGGAGCTGGATGGCCCCGTCTTGCCGGAACTGCTGCAGAACCAGCGCATCCCCATCTGGGCCGCGGAGCGTCGCGATCAGGATCCGATCGTCTTCGGTGGCGGTCCGGTCCTGACCGCCAACCCTGAACCGTTGGCTCCCTTTTTTGATGCGGTGCTGCTCGGGGATGGAGAGCTGCTGCTGCCCGCCTTCATCGATGCCCTCCAGCAGTGCCGTGGGGCTGACCGCCAGGTACGCCTGCGACACCTCGCTCAGGTGCCCGGTGTGTACGTACCGGCGCTCTATGCACCGCGGTACGACACCGACGGGGAACTGATGGCCGTGGAACCCGTCGATCCGGACGTTCCGGCCATGGTCGAAAAGCAGACCTGGCGCGGCAATACCCTCAGCCACTCCACGGTGGTGACACCGGAGGCCGCCTGGCCCGACATTCACATGGTGGAAGTCGTGCGCAGTTGCCCGGAACTGTGCCGCTTCTGTCTGGCCAGCTATCTCACCCTCCCCTTCCGCACACCATCCCTGGACGACGGTCTGATTCCAGCGGTGGAAAAGGGGATGACCGCCACCAAACGGCTTGGACTGCTGGGCGCCTCGGTGACCCAGCATCCCCAGTTCTCCGATCTGCTCCAGTGGTTGGATCAGGACCGCTTCGACGGCACGCGGATCAGCGTCAGTTCCGTGAGGGCCTCCACGGTGACCCCTGAACTGGGACGGATTCTGGCCAAACGCGGCAGTCGGTCACTCACAATTGCCATCGAAAGCGGCAGCGAACGCATGCGGGAGGTGGTCAACAAAAAACTCACCACCGAAGCGATCCATGCCGCCGCCCAGCACGCCAAGCAAGGCGGGCTGTCAGGCATGAAGCTCTACGGCATGGTCGGGTTGCCCACGGAAACCGATGCCGATGTGGACGCCACCGCCGATCTGCTGCTGACCCTGAAAAAAGGCACCCCTGGGCTGCGGTTCACCCTTGGCGTCAGCACCTTCGTGCCCAAGGCGCAGACCCCCTTCCAATGGCAAGGGGTGCGGCCGGAAGCGGACAAACGCTTGAAACGGCTGGCGAAGAAAGTCAAACCCAAGGGCATTGAGTTCCGCCCAGAGAGCTACGGCTGGAGCGTGATCCAGGCCCTGCTGTCCCGCAGCGACCGACGCCTGGCCCCGGTGATCGCCGCCGTCGGCGACGCCCGAGAGAGCATCGGCGGATGGAAGAAGGCCTATCGAGCAGCCCTCAGCGGCGAGCTGGATCCACCGCCAGGAGATCCACTACCGGCACCGCCCCCCTGGGATGAAGTGATTCATGCGACCTGGGAACCCTCCCGGGTCCTGCCCTGGATCCAACTCAGGGGTCCACTCGCTCCGGAGAAGCTGCGAGACCATCACGATCAGGCTCTGACTCCCTAATAAACGCATAAAGCCCTGCCAGCAGGGTCCAGCCAAGGATGTTGAGGCGGCTGTCAAACAGCGGCAGATCGGTGGCATGCATCACCACCAGCACCAACGTGGCCGCCCACCAGGCCCGCTCCAGAGGAGGCTTCTGCAACATCCCGCGCCGTGCAGTCAGCATCAGCAACACCAGGACAGTGCCGACAATCAACACCATCACCGGCAGTCCGTGGCTGACGGCCAGCTCCAGCGGCAGGTTATGGACATGGCCATGCCAGCGCTTGGCAGCGTGAATTGGATAAAGAACGCTGAAGGCGGCGGCACCCCATCCGAACCAAGGGCGGGCAGCCACCAATTGCAGGGCGTACTGCCACTGACCCAAACGCGTGTGTTTCCAGGCGGTTTCCCCTTGACTTTCCAGAACCCGCACCAGCACCTGATCCGGCAGCAGGCGCATCCCCCACTGCTGCAGCCCGGCGGGAACCCCCGGCAGAACAGCGAGCAGAAGGGGTGAAGCAAGAAGCAGGAGTAGGGGAAGCAACCACAGCCACTGCCAGGACCCGAGCACGAAGGGGAGGGCCAGCACCAGCCCACCCATGGCGTTGCGTGACTGGGTGAGCAGCACAGCCATCGCCGTGGCCATGGACAGCAGCAGGGCCCCACCACGGCGAGGCCAGCCATCGGGGCGAAGCACGGCCGCGAGCATCAGAGGCCAGACCACCGCCAGCCAGGCGCCGGTGATGTTGGCGTAATCGAACAATCCAGACAGGCGACCGATCGGGCGGCCATCGGGATGCAGAAACCAGATGATCGCCCCGCCACCGACCTGCCAGGGACCCTGCCAACCCAGGAGCATCTGGCCGAATCCCGTCACCAGCACAGGCAGAGTGCCCGCCAGCAGCATCCACACCGCCTGTCGACGTTGGCTGGACCCCTCGAGGTGAGGTTGAAAGGCCCAGAACGCCCAGATAAAGGGCAACCAATTGGCCAGACCTGCCCAGGCCAGGCCGGCGTTCTCGGCCAGGCAGGCCCCGATCAGCATCAACACCCCGGCCAGCAGCAGCGGCTGGCACCAGCGATCCCGCCACAGCGGCTGCACCCGACCACGACTGCCGCTGATGCAGGCGATGAACAGCCCAATCGCGGCAAGCAGGGCACTGGAGGGCAGAAACAACAATCCGAGTCGGAACGCCCGACCCCCGATGCGCCGATCTCTAATCATGCAAACACCGCAGTTCGGCCGCGATACACCATCACCTGTCGATGAAGGTGCATCCGCAGGGCCCGTGCCAGCGCCAACCGCTCTGTGTCACGTCCTTTGCGGATCAGGTCATCGACATCGTCACGGTGGCTGACGGGCACGGTGGTCTGCTCGATGATCGGCCCGTCGTCGAGGTCCTCAGTCACGTAGTGCGCAGTGGCCCCGATCAATTTGACCCCCCGCTCCCAGGCCCGGTGGTAGGGCTGCGCCCCCTTGAAGGCCGGCAAAAAAGAGTGGTGGATGTTGATCACATCCGGGAAACGCTGAAGAAAGTCGCCGCTGAGCACCTGCATGTACTTGGCGAGCACGGCGAGTTCGATCCGGTTCTCCTCCAGCAGCTCCAGCATCCTCTGCTCAGCTTCTGGTTTGGCTGCCTTGACCACGGGGACGCAGACAAAACGAACCCCGAATCCGGCACAGAGAGGTTCGAGATCCGGGTGGTTGGCGATGACCAGGGGCACCTGCATCGGCAGTTCACCGCTCTGCACACGCCACAGCAGATCCTGAAGGCAATGGGCTTGCTTGCTGGCGAAAATCGCCACCCGAGGCACGTCATCGGAAAAGTGCAGCTGAGCCTGACCATTCAGTCGCGTCCCCAGGGCCGCAGCGGCCTCCGGCAGGGCGACGCGTGACAGACCGAACCCATCGAGATCCCATTCGATCCGACTGAGGAACAACCCGGCCCCCGCATCGGTGTGGTGATCGGCATGGCGGATGTTGCCGCCGTTGGCAGCCACCCAGCCGGCCAGTTCACTGACCAAGCCAGGACGGTCCGGGCAGATCAACTGCAGGATCACCGTGGCATCACGCACGACGAAGGTTTGAAAAGCAAATTCTCCCGCGCAGAACCAGCTGGTTAAAGTCTCTAAGATTTTTTCCTGACCATGCTGAAGGCCCTGCGCCGCCTGGCCGCGATCTGCCTCTGCGTCGCGTTGAGCCTGGGTCTGATGGCCCCGGCTGCTGTCAACGCTGCTGGCATCAATCCAGACGACCTGGCGGTGATCCGCCGACAGGCCGCAGCATTTGAAGCCACCAAGTCACGTCTGCCTGATCTGGCCCGCTTGGTGAGTGATGAGGACTGGGTCTTCACGCGCAACCTTCTGCACGGACCCATGCAGGAAGTCGGCCGTGAAATGTCGTACATCAATCAGCGCCTGGATCGCTCTGAGCGCAAGGACGCCGACAAGATCGCCCGCAAACTCAAGGAAGCCCTGGCCGACCTCGACGAAGCGGCTCGCCTGCAGGATGGCTCCCGTCTGCAACGGTCCTACAGCAATCTGGCGGCCAGCTTCGACGCCTATTCCGACGTGATCCCAGCTGAGGCCTTCAGCTGAACCGTCCAGTCGCCGTTGTCGGTGCCGGCTCCCTCGGCCTTGGCACCGCCTGGCACCTGGCCTCTCTCGGCCACCCGGTGACGATCTACGATCCCCGCCTGACACAGCGAGTCAGCAGGACAAGGTCTTCCACCGAACTCAACGGCACCACCGCGTCCCTGGGCGTGCTCATGGGGCACGTCTTCCGTCGATCCAGTGGTCGTGGCTGGCGGCTGCGAAAACGCAGCATGGAACTCTGGCCCCTCTGGATCAACCGCTTGCAACGCTTCGTGCCGGAACTGGCTCTACAAACCCCGCTGCTGCAAGTTGCTGGTGATGAAGCCACCGGAATCCGGCTCAACGGTCTGGCCTCACAACGCCAACAGCTTGGGCTGAAAAGCCTTTCCCCTGCAGAACTGGACGCAATCTGGCCAAGAGCGGAACACGGTGGATTGCGCTCCGAACAAGACGGTCGCGTGGATCCTTTGAAACTGCAGCAATCCCTGCGGCGTGCTCTTGAGGAGCATCAGGTGACTCAGGTGGCCGAACCAGTCGATACCCTCGAGCGTCACCGTTCCGGCTGGCGTGTGGTGAGGACCGGAGGCCAACGGGACGACTTCGCTGCTGTGGTGATCTGCGCAGCCCTAGCCAGCTCAGCACTGCTGGCACCTCTTGATCACGACCGGCCCATGACGCCGGTGCTGGGCCAGGCCCTGCGGTTGGAATTGAAGGAAGCGCCCATCAACTGGCAGCAATGGCCTGCGGTCCTGGTGGATCAAGGCGTCAACCTCATCCCCGATGGACCGAATCAGTTGCTGCTGGGGGCCACCGTTGAACCGGGCAGTGAAGCGGCCGAAGACCCCCTGGCCTTAATGCGTTCCCTCCACGGCAAGGCCCCGGACTGGCTCAAATCCGCCACGGTGGTTGAGCACTGGAGTGGCCTGCGGGCCAGGCCGGTGGAGCGGCCAGCGCCACTTCTTGAGCAGCTCGAGCCCGGTCTGCTGCTGGCCAGTGGTCATTACCGCAACGGTGTGCTGCTGCTGCCGGCCAGTGCTGAATGGATCGCAGCTGAACTCAATCACAACCTTCCGATTACCGGCGCTTAGCGCTGTCTTCCCCTGCAGTGCATACGGTCCCGATGGTCACATCCCCGTGCATCCGAACCCATGCGTCGTTCCAACAGCTTTCGTGCCCTGGCTGCCATCGCCGGCCTGAGCGCCACCATGACCCTTGCCTCCTGCTCCAGCGGTGGTGGCGGCGGAGATGACAAGGTCACCGGAAAACTCAACGGCGCCGGCGCCTCCTTCCCGGCAGCCATCTACCAGCGCTGGTTCCAGGAACTTCAGCCTGAAGGCGTCACCGTGAACTATCAATCCGTCAGTTCCGGTGCTGGTGTTCGACAGTTCACGGCCAACACCGTGGATTTCGGTGCATCGGACAAACCGATGAAGGAAGCCGAAATCGCCAAGGTGGATCGGGGCGTGCTGCAGATCCCGATGACGGCTGGCGCGATCGCTGTGGCCTGCAACCTCTAAGGGTGTGACCTCAAGCTCTCCACCGAACAACTGGCTGGAATCTTCCTTGGCAAGATCAAGAACTTCAGTGAACTTGGCTGCGCAGACCAGAAGCTCACCGTGGTGCGTCGTTCCGATGGTTCCGGCACCACTTACAACTTCACCAAGCACCTGTCCGCCATCAGCGATGAGTGGAAGAATGGCCCCGGCGCCGCCAAATCCATCAAGTGGCCCACGGGCGTTGGCTCGAAGGGCAATGAAGGTGTGGCTGCCCAGCTGAATCAGATCCCAGGTGGTGTGGGCTATGTGGAAGCCGCCTACGTCAAAGGCAAGCTCCAGGCTGCAGCCGTCACCAACGCCTCGGGCGAACTGGTGAAGCCCACCAACGAAACCGAAAGTGCTGCCCTCGACTCCATCGACATCGGTCCTGACCTCATCGGTGGCAACCCCAACCCCCCCGCGGGCTACCCGATCGTGACCTTCACCTGGGTGCTGGCCTACGAAACCGGCAACGGCGACAAAACGGCTGCACTGAAGAAGACCTTCGAGTTCATGCTCTCCGACAAAGCCCAATCCCAGGCGCCTGAACTGGGCTACGTCAGCCTCCCCAAAGGTGTTGTGGAGAAGTCCCTGGCTGCTGTCGAAAAGATCAGCGAATGATCGTCACCTGATCAGAACCAGAATAAAAAAAGGGGCCCCCATGGGCCCCCTTTTTCATGGCTGACGCGTCAAGCGATCACTTGGTCTCGGTGAACTCGGCATCGATGACGTCATCGCTGGCGTCACCACCGCCGGGGGCAGCACCGGCTCCTGCGTCGCCACCGGGAGCGGCTCCACCCGCAGCACCCTCCTGCTGATAGACGGAAGCACCCACGGTGTAGAGCTCCTGCTGCAGTTCCTCCAGCAAGGTCTTCATCGCGTCGTAATCCTCCGCGTTGACGGCCTCCTGGAGCTTGGTGCGCTTCTCCTCGACCTTGGCCTTGGCATCGGCCTCGACCTTGTCACCCAGCTCGCCCATCTGCTTTTCAGCCTGATAAACGAGGGTCTCGGCCTGGTTCTTCAGGTCGATCTTTTCGCGCTTCTCCTTGTCGGCGCTGGCGTTGGCCTCGGCATCCTTCACCATCTTGTCCACCTCGGAATCCGACAGGGTGGAGGCACCCGTGATCGAGATCGACTGCTCCTTGCCGCTGCCCTTGTCCTTGGCGGTGACGCTGAGGATGCCGTTGGCATCAATATCGAAGGTCACCTCGATCTGGGGCACACCACGGGGGGCCGGAGGGATGCCATCGAGACGGAAGGTTCCGAGCGACTTGTTGTCGGAGGCCATTTCGCGCTCACCCTGGAGCACGTGGATCTCCACGTTGGTCTGACCATCCACAGCCGTCGAGTAGGTCTCGGTCTTCTTGGTGGGGACCGTGGTGTTGCGGGTGATCATCTTGGTCATCACGCCACCCAGGGTTTCCACACCCAGGGAGAGAGGCGTGACGTCCAGCAGCAGGATGTCCTTGACCTCACCGGCCAGCACACCGCCCTGAATGGCGGCGCCGACGGCCACCACCTCGTCAGGATTGACGGTCTGGTTGGGGTCCTTGCTGGTGGTGCGCTTCACCAGCTCCAGCACGGCCGGAATGCGGGTGGAACCACCCACCATCACGATCTCGTCCAGCTCACTGGAGGAGAGCTTGGCGTCCTTGAGCGCCTGCTCCACAGGGATGCGGCAGCGGTCGATCAGGTTGGCGGCCAGCTCTTCGAACTTGGCCCGGGTGAGGGTGAGATCCAGGTGCTTGGGACCCTCAGGCGTGGCCGTGATGAACGGCAGGTTGATCTCGCTCTGGGTGGCGCTGGACAGCTCGATCTTGGCCTTCTCAGCCGCCTCGGTCAGGCGCTGCAGAGCCTGCTTGTCCTGACGCAGATCGATGCCTTCGTTGGACTTGAAGGTCTCAGCCAGATGATCAACGATCACCTTGTCAAAGTCGTCGCCACCCAGGTGGGTGTCGCCGGAGGTGGAGAGCACCTCGAAAACACCGTCACCAACCTCGAGCACGGACACGTCGAAGGTGCCGCCGCCCAGGTCGAAAACAAGGATGCGCTCGTTGCTCTTCTTGTCGAGGCCATAGGCCAGAGCCGCTGCGGTGGGCTCGTTGATGATCCTCAGCACCTCGAGGCCGGCGATCTTTCCGGCGTCCTTGGTGGCCTGACGCTGGGAATCGTTGAAGTAGGCGGGGACGGTGATCACCGCCTGGGTGACGTTCTCACCGAGGTACTTACCGGCATCTTCAGCCAGCTTGCGCAAGACCTGGGCAGACACCTCCTCAGGGGCGAACTGCTTGTCGAGAACAGGGCACTTCACCTTGACGTTGGCGCCGGCCTTCTCGACGCCGTAGCTCACTTCCTTGGATTCCTCATTCACTTCATCAACACGACGGCCGATGAAGCGCTTGACGGAATAAAACGTGTTGTCCGGGTTCATGACCGCCTGACGCTTGGCGATCTGACCGACCAGCTGGTCCTGGTTCTTGGTGTATGCCACGACGGAGGGCGTGGTTCGGAAACCCTCGGCGTTCGCGATGACGGTGGGTTTGCCACCCTCCATCACGGACACGCAACTGTTCGTGGTGCCAAGGTCAATGCCGACAACCTTGCCCATCGGTGGCCACCTCCTGAAGGGATGAACGAAACCCCGTTATCTTCATCAGGAGACCCTGCCCCAGGCGAGGTGTGGTTCCCGAACAGGCAGGCTGGGCGGGCATTCCGACGAGGCCATGAACAACGGCAGCACTGGCCTGGTGGGGCTGCTCGGCAACCCGGTGCAGCACTCGCTCTCCCCTGCGATGCAGAACGCAGCACTGCAAGAGCTGGGGCTCAACTGGCGGTACCTGGCTCTGCCCTGTGAGGGGGAGACCCTGCCTGAAGTGCTGCAGGGGCTCAGGGCGGTGGGCTGCCGCGGACTCAATGTGACGATCCCCCACAAGCAGGCTGTGACCAGCCTCTGCAGCGAGCTCAGCGAGCCTGCCCGTCGGCTTCAGGCGGTGAACACACTCATCCCCGACGACAAGGATGGCTGGCGGGGCACAAACACCGATGTGGAAGGGTTTCTGGCGCCCCTCGGCGGCCGCGAACACTGGCAAAACCAGCAGGCCGTGGTGCTCGGTTGCGGCGGCTCCGCCCGGGCCGTGGTGGCTGGCTTGCAGTCCCTTGGACTGTCGTCGATCCAAGTGATCGGACGACGCACGGAAGCGTTGCTGACCTTCATCGCTGACCTGCAGCTGGAGAGCGCCCCGCTGAGCAGCTGCCTTGAAACGGACCCCGCCGTGGGTGAGCTGCTGGCCACAGCAGATCTGGTGGTGAACACCACGCCGGTGGGCATGGCCCTGCATGGTGACGCCACCGCCATGCCCCTCAGTTCTGATCTCTGGGACAGGCTTGCGGATCAGGCCACCCTCTACGACCTCATCTACACCCCGCGTCCCACCGCATGGCTGCATTGGGGCCAGGGGCGAGGGCACCGTTGCATCGACGGGCTGGAGATGCTGGTGCAACAGGGTGCCGCATCCCTGAGGCTTTGGAGCGGCGTCAATGACGTTCCCATGGACACCATGCGACAGGCGGCTGAAGCCGCTTTAAGCCATTAGCGTCAGCGGATTGATCAGGGCTGACGATGGAACCCCCCCTCTGGCAGCGACTGGTCGCGCCGTTGATGTATCTGCTGCCGTGGAGTGATGCCATACCCCTTGGATTCGCCCCTGACGGATTGTTTCTTCAGTACCCACTGCTGAGACCGTTTGTGTTGCCGGCCTTGCCCCTGATGCAACTGGAACGCAGCATTCCCTTCGGTCTGGGGGGCCTGCTGCTGTTCTTCGTGCTCTTCCTTGCTGTGGTGCGCAATCCGAACGTCCCTTACTTCCTGCGCTTCAACGCTCTGCAGGCTCTGCTCACCGACATTGCATTGATTGTGCTGAGCATCGGCTTCCGCCTGTTGCTGCAGCCGATCGCCGCCGGAAGTCTGCTGCTGAGCACGCTCTCCAGCGCCGTGGTCGTCGCCGTGCTTG
This window contains:
- a CDS encoding radical SAM protein, producing the protein MLAFPSTYSVGITSLGYQIVWATLARRSDVDVRRLFTDQGDPLPRHCDLFGLSLSWELDGPVLPELLQNQRIPIWAAERRDQDPIVFGGGPVLTANPEPLAPFFDAVLLGDGELLLPAFIDALQQCRGADRQVRLRHLAQVPGVYVPALYAPRYDTDGELMAVEPVDPDVPAMVEKQTWRGNTLSHSTVVTPEAAWPDIHMVEVVRSCPELCRFCLASYLTLPFRTPSLDDGLIPAVEKGMTATKRLGLLGASVTQHPQFSDLLQWLDQDRFDGTRISVSSVRASTVTPELGRILAKRGSRSLTIAIESGSERMREVVNKKLTTEAIHAAAQHAKQGGLSGMKLYGMVGLPTETDADVDATADLLLTLKKGTPGLRFTLGVSTFVPKAQTPFQWQGVRPEADKRLKRLAKKVKPKGIEFRPESYGWSVIQALLSRSDRRLAPVIAAVGDARESIGGWKKAYRAALSGELDPPPGDPLPAPPPWDEVIHATWEPSRVLPWIQLRGPLAPEKLRDHHDQALTP
- a CDS encoding O-antigen ligase family protein; this encodes MIRDRRIGGRAFRLGLLFLPSSALLAAIGLFIACISGSRGRVQPLWRDRWCQPLLLAGVLMLIGACLAENAGLAWAGLANWLPFIWAFWAFQPHLEGSSQRRQAVWMLLAGTLPVLVTGFGQMLLGWQGPWQVGGGAIIWFLHPDGRPIGRLSGLFDYANITGAWLAVVWPLMLAAVLRPDGWPRRGGALLLSMATAMAVLLTQSRNAMGGLVLALPFVLGSWQWLWLLPLLLLLASPLLLAVLPGVPAGLQQWGMRLLPDQVLVRVLESQGETAWKHTRLGQWQYALQLVAARPWFGWGAAAFSVLYPIHAAKRWHGHVHNLPLELAVSHGLPVMVLIVGTVLVLLMLTARRGMLQKPPLERAWWAATLVLVVMHATDLPLFDSRLNILGWTLLAGLYAFIRESEPDRDGLAASPERVDP
- the purU gene encoding formyltetrahydrofolate deformylase, producing the protein MRDATVILQLICPDRPGLVSELAGWVAANGGNIRHADHHTDAGAGLFLSRIEWDLDGFGLSRVALPEAAAALGTRLNGQAQLHFSDDVPRVAIFASKQAHCLQDLLWRVQSGELPMQVPLVIANHPDLEPLCAGFGVRFVCVPVVKAAKPEAEQRMLELLEENRIELAVLAKYMQVLSGDFLQRFPDVINIHHSFLPAFKGAQPYHRAWERGVKLIGATAHYVTEDLDDGPIIEQTTVPVSHRDDVDDLIRKGRDTERLALARALRMHLHRQVMVYRGRTAVFA
- the psbQ gene encoding photosystem II protein PsbQ, translated to MLKALRRLAAICLCVALSLGLMAPAAVNAAGINPDDLAVIRRQAAAFEATKSRLPDLARLVSDEDWVFTRNLLHGPMQEVGREMSYINQRLDRSERKDADKIARKLKEALADLDEAARLQDGSRLQRSYSNLAASFDAYSDVIPAEAFS
- a CDS encoding FAD-dependent oxidoreductase, giving the protein MNRPVAVVGAGSLGLGTAWHLASLGHPVTIYDPRLTQRVSRTRSSTELNGTTASLGVLMGHVFRRSSGRGWRLRKRSMELWPLWINRLQRFVPELALQTPLLQVAGDEATGIRLNGLASQRQQLGLKSLSPAELDAIWPRAEHGGLRSEQDGRVDPLKLQQSLRRALEEHQVTQVAEPVDTLERHRSGWRVVRTGGQRDDFAAVVICAALASSALLAPLDHDRPMTPVLGQALRLELKEAPINWQQWPAVLVDQGVNLIPDGPNQLLLGATVEPGSEAAEDPLALMRSLHGKAPDWLKSATVVEHWSGLRARPVERPAPLLEQLEPGLLLASGHYRNGVLLLPASAEWIAAELNHNLPITGA
- the dnaK gene encoding molecular chaperone DnaK, giving the protein MGKVVGIDLGTTNSCVSVMEGGKPTVIANAEGFRTTPSVVAYTKNQDQLVGQIAKRQAVMNPDNTFYSVKRFIGRRVDEVNEESKEVSYGVEKAGANVKVKCPVLDKQFAPEEVSAQVLRKLAEDAGKYLGENVTQAVITVPAYFNDSQRQATKDAGKIAGLEVLRIINEPTAAALAYGLDKKSNERILVFDLGGGTFDVSVLEVGDGVFEVLSTSGDTHLGGDDFDKVIVDHLAETFKSNEGIDLRQDKQALQRLTEAAEKAKIELSSATQSEINLPFITATPEGPKHLDLTLTRAKFEELAANLIDRCRIPVEQALKDAKLSSSELDEIVMVGGSTRIPAVLELVKRTTSKDPNQTVNPDEVVAVGAAIQGGVLAGEVKDILLLDVTPLSLGVETLGGVMTKMITRNTTVPTKKTETYSTAVDGQTNVEIHVLQGEREMASDNKSLGTFRLDGIPPAPRGVPQIEVTFDIDANGILSVTAKDKGSGKEQSISITGASTLSDSEVDKMVKDAEANASADKEKREKIDLKNQAETLVYQAEKQMGELGDKVEADAKAKVEEKRTKLQEAVNAEDYDAMKTLLEELQQELYTVGASVYQQEGAAGGAAPGGDAGAGAAPGGGDASDDVIDAEFTETK
- a CDS encoding shikimate dehydrogenase → MNNGSTGLVGLLGNPVQHSLSPAMQNAALQELGLNWRYLALPCEGETLPEVLQGLRAVGCRGLNVTIPHKQAVTSLCSELSEPARRLQAVNTLIPDDKDGWRGTNTDVEGFLAPLGGREHWQNQQAVVLGCGGSARAVVAGLQSLGLSSIQVIGRRTEALLTFIADLQLESAPLSSCLETDPAVGELLATADLVVNTTPVGMALHGDATAMPLSSDLWDRLADQATLYDLIYTPRPTAWLHWGQGRGHRCIDGLEMLVQQGAASLRLWSGVNDVPMDTMRQAAEAALSH
- a CDS encoding Tic20 family protein; this encodes MEPPLWQRLVAPLMYLLPWSDAIPLGFAPDGLFLQYPLLRPFVLPALPLMQLERSIPFGLGGLLLFFVLFLAVVRNPNVPYFLRFNALQALLTDIALIVLSIGFRLLLQPIAAGSLLLSTLSSAVVVAVLAILVFSLVECLRGREPDLPGISQAVRMQLY